From the genome of Bartonella sp. M0283:
TTGTGTTGTCGGTCGGTACATAAATCATATCCACCTTGCCAATAAGGGCACGGGTTGCTGCCTGCACGTCGGATGATTTCGGTGCAGCCGAGGGGATAATTTCGATTCCTTCTTTTTCTGCGAGCTTTTTCAAAACATTCAAGGTCGAAACCGAATTGGCCTCGGCAGCATTATAAAGGTAGCCGAGTTTTTTCAGATCAGGTTTGATTTCTTTCAAGAGTTTTATATGTTCTTCAACCGGCGAGCGGTCGCATACACCGGTAATATTTCCACCGGGTTTCTTCATATCCGGTACGAGCTTTGCTTCTACAGGGTCTGAAACAGCCGAAAAAACAATCGGTATGTTTTTGGTTGCTGCAAGCATGGTTTGTGCCGAAGGCGTTGCAATGGAAACGATCACATCCGGCTTGTCACCAACAAATTGGCGCGCAATCTGGGTTGCTGTGGAAATGTTTCCCTGCGCTGACTGGAAGTTGAGAACGAGATTCTCGCCATTCTTGTAGCCCTCTTGTGCGAGGACGTCCTCTACGCCTTTGCGCACGGCATCCAAAGCCGGATGGGCAACAATCTGCGTAATATCGACTTTCACTTTATCGGCTGCAAATGAAAAATTTCCCAATGCCAAAATTGCTGCGGCTGCCAGAACCAAACGACGCATAATCACTTCTCCCTCTAAAACCTCTTAAAAGCTTTATTGAAGCCTTGGCCGGAAATCAACATTTTCAACGATTTTTAAAGCATGAAAAACGAATATTGAAAGAATTTTATTTTTTATGTTGCAATCGTCGCAAGGTTGGGTCATATAGGCACGACCGAAGCGAAGCACTTCCGGTTTGTGAGCGGGTGTAGCTCAGGGGTAGAGCACAACCTTGCCAAGGTTGGGGTCGTGGGTTCGAATCCCATCGCCCGCTCCAATTTTTCCCCAATCATGAATATGAAAGTTTATAGCTTGCTGGTTTTTTAGTGGCTGCCGAGCCATTGTGCTGCGAGCCGTGCCTATTTTTGTTCTCTTTGTTTCTTTATAGTTTCATGTCCCGCATTCGTTTTCTTTTTTTCTGTGCGAGAGCGGTAAATGTTTAGGCGATGTTCCTTAATTATGATGTCCTGTTTTAAATGGAACGTCTATCATCCGAAGAAATCCAAAGAGATAGATTAAGCTTTGCTCTTGTCCACATCGTCCGTTTTCAAATTATAAAATATTCTTACAATTATTTTATGTTCCGCTAGACCGAATTAAAGTCGGATTTGTGAATGCGAAGTAGAGAAATTTAATGTGTTAAATAAAATAGATCAGGACAAGTGATATTTATTTTGGAAAACACTCGTTTTCATTTCGGCAATATTTGCCATTGTTGACACAACTTATTATTGAACTTTTAGAAGTTATGGCTATCTACAACATAGCTCGTTTCAAAAGACGAAAATTGTCCTGTGCAATGCTGTCATTAAATAGGAAAATACATAATGACGAAAAAAATAACCCAATTTTCAGGCGTTAATGCTCTTATGATGGGAGTTTTTGATGGTTTATTTCCGATATCGGAAATTAAAAAACATGGAAATTTCGGTTTGGGATGTTCGGAAGGTTTGACCGGAGAAGCTATTATTGATTGTTGTCATTTTTGGGATGCCAAAGGTAACAGACCGTTACGAATAATGGATGACACAGAAAGAATGCCATTCGCGCAAATTACGACATTTGCACCCGAGGCGAGTTTTGCAATTTCACACGTTTCGAAAGCGACACTATATGGTGAACTTTCTAAATATCTGAAATTCGATAATGTGTTCCTTGCGATAAAATTGGAAGGCAAATTCGACCATTTGAAGGTGAGAAGACCGAGGGAGCTTCATCAGCGTTTTAAAAACGCCGTGGAAGTGGCTGAACACCAAATTGTTGAAGATATCAAAGACATTGAAGGGGAACTTATCGGGTTTTGGACGCCGGAATTTTTCCAGAATGTTTCGGTTGCCGGATTTCATGTTCATTTTGTTGATAAAAACCGGACAACGGGTGGCCATGTGATCGATTTTTCGATTGAAAAAGGTACTTTGTCATACGAAACCAAATACGGATTGGATATCGAACTATCCGATAAAAAGGCCTATCTCGATCATGATTTGAAAGTTGCCGATATGGATAAAATCATCAAGCAGTTTGAAAATTAAGGCTCGTGCTCTTCGTTTTGTCAGAATGGTCGGAGAAGTTAAATTCCTTGAGGTTTTTTGATAGAGGGCGGGTAAGTCGGAAGAAATTTTTTACCCGAATTTCTATCGAAGTTTTCCCCTCCTATACAAAATGGTCTTCTGTTTTTCTATGTTTCCAGTCACGATACACCAATAATGACATTGCCGAAAGACCGTCAAAATTACTTGGCAACTATTGGCGCTGTATTGAGGAAACATGGTTACGCACTGCCGGTAATCTGACGCTAACAGGATATAATTCAGAATATGGTAACTGGCCATTTGAAGACAAAGGCACTATGCGAAGCATATTTTTTGAAAAACCGCATCTTAATAATGGACCGGGTGAAGTTTAAGAATGGACAGAAAAACAATTATAGTACGGGCAGAATTCCTCGCCAATCAGGGTGTTTTTGCCAAATGGCATTATACGAGAATTGTTCGGGGCCTTCGGAGAAGAGATTTCCAGCTTTGAGAACAATATGTGGAGGTAATTATTGAAGTACTAAATTACCTATAAAGCGGAAACCAAGTTTGTCGATTATATGAACAACGGCGGTAAAAGTATCAATTAAACGAAAATTGCCTATAACGTTATTTCTATCAATATGAGATTTTATCGTTTTTCGTTTCAAATCTGGATAATGTGGCAAGAGAAATCATATTATTGCCAGTTTCGTTCAAAGTGATATTAAGATGTGGATGTTTCATGAGACCAAGGCTTCTTTTGACTGGTCTATAAACTGAAATCTTCTATATAAAACCCTTACTGGAGAAGCCTTCATAAAGGATTATATTGATGCAATCCCTAAGCAAATTAAACCAGAAACTATCGGAATATGTACCTTTTCGTATTATTCCCGGTATTATTTGTGTGCTCATTTACTGGGCTTTATATATGTCGCCGAAGCCTGCCGGTTTGACTGCAGAAGCTTGGCATTTTGTAGCCATTTTTGTGGCAGCTATTCTTGGCATCATTCTTAAAGTTATGCCTCTTGGCGTCATGTCGATGATTACGATTGCCGTGGTCATGTTGTCCAAGGTGACATCACCAACCTCTCCGAAAGCTGTTGCCGATGCGCTGGGCTCAATGGACAATGCGCTAATCTGGCTCATTGTTATTTCGGTCATTGTTTCGCGCGGCCTGATTAAAACAGGTTTGGGTGCACGGATTGGCTATTATTTCATTCGTCTTCTCGGTAAACGAACCATCGGTATCGGATACGGACTCGCACTTTGCGAATTATTACTTGCTCCTTTTACCCCCAGCAACACAGCGCGCTGCGGTGGTATTATTCACCCGATCATGCGCTCGATTGCCCTTGCCTATGATTCTGTTCCCCAGAAAGGAACGCAAGGCAAAGTCGGCACTTATCTTGCACTGGTCAATTATCATGCAAATCCGATCAGCTCGGCCATGTTTATTACAGCGACAGCTCCGAATCCGCTGGTTGTCAATTATATTGCCGAAGCAACCCATCAAGGCTTTACCCTTTCGTGGAGTACCTGGGCACTGTGCATGTTGGTACCGGGCATTGTTGCCATGTTGCTTATGCCGTTTGTCATTTATCTCATCTCTCCGCCAGAACTGAAAATTACTCCGAATGCTGTCACTTTTGCCCATGATGAGTTGCAGAAACTGGGTAAGATCAAAGCGCCGGAAATTATTATGCTGCTCACATTCGTCATTATGCTTTTGTTGTGGGCAGGTCTTCCGGCAGCATTGTTCGGCCCGTCTTTTTCGGTTGATCCGACGGCAGTTGCATTCGTTGGTCTGGTCATTTTGTTGTTATGCGGAACACTAACCTGGGATGATGTGCTCAAGGAAAAAAGTGCTTGGGATACACTCATCTGGTTCGGAGCGCTGGTTATGCTTGCCGGACAGCTTAACAAACTTGGTGTTATTGCCTGGTTCTCTGACGGACTGCGCTTTGCTATTGAATCAAGCGGCATGAGCTGGCCTGCAGCGATGGCTGTATTGATCCTGACATTCATGTATACCCACTATGTATTTGCAAGTACGACAGCTCACATCAGTGCAATGATGCTGGCCTTCCTGATGGTTGGTGTTAACCTCATTCCCGGTGATTATATTAATCTGTTCATGTTGCTGATGGCTGCCGCCTCGGCAATCATGATGTGCTTGACCCACTATGCCACCGGTACATCACCGATTATTTTCGGTTCGGGTTACGTCACTCTTGGCCGCTGGTGGGGCGTGGGTTTTGTGATGAGTGTCGTCAATCTTCTGGTCTTCGCAATTATTGGCGGTATCTGGTGGAAAATATTGGGCTATTGGTAAGCCTGTAAGATGACCGTCTCTTTATGGTTTTGTTGATCAGGGGAGACGACATTTCTTACGAAAAACAACACAATAGTGCAGCACAAAGGCTGTTTATGTTGAAATAAAATGCCGGTTTATACCGGCATTTTTTTTAAATATCCAAGAAAATCTATTCCACCGCTATTAAAAATTATGGTTCGCAATAGTTTGTCAGGATTTCTGTTTTGTTTGCCATTCACGGATAAGTTTTCTCCGTTCGTCAGTACTATTTTCCTGTTGAAGTTGCTCTACCAGTGCCTTCGGGGCTTTCCCAGGTGTTCCGCAATCAAATGGCGGTTCAGGATCATATTGCATGAGCAATTGAGTTTTTTTGGCCGTTTCCTGGCCGAGCAGTTTTGCGATAATGACCAAGCCGAAATCCATACCCGCAGTAATCCCGCCGGCGGTTATAATGTGACCATCGACAACGACACGTTCTTCAACAGGAATTGCTCCGAAAAGTGGTAGAAATTCCATGGCGCTCCAATGGGTTGTGGCTTTCAGTCCTTTAAGAAGGCCGCTTGCACCCAGTATAAGCGAACCGGTACAAACCGATGTGACAAAGCGGGTCTTAATTGCTTCTTGACGGAAAAATTCAAGAACCGGTTCGTTGTTCAGAAACCGGTTGACGCCATCTCCTCCGGGAATGCACAGAACATCAAGCGGAAGGATTGTGCTGATATCATGATCTGGTTGAAAGGATAAACCGCTCGTCGTTGTAATCGGCTTCAAGGTTTCTCCGATGAGAGAAACTTCTATTTCAGGGATTGAACAAAATTCATCAAAAGGTGCAGCAAAATCCAAGAGTTGCATTTCATCAAAAATAAAAAATCCGGCTTTTATGGTCATTGATCATCCCTTTTTAAAAATGTGTTTTAAAAAACTATAGAGCACGCTAAATTGGCAGTTATGACAAAGTCCCCACAATTTAAGCCAAGTAAGAGATATTCGATTGATTTTTCGGCAACCATTGCACCAAAAACGATTGCTATTGTCTGCTTTGATGATGCGCAATTGCTCGATATTACGGGGCCGATGCAGGTTTTTTCCAGCGCCAATGACCTTTATGCCAGCGCCAATGACCTTTATGCCAGTGCCAATGACCTTTATGAAGGTGATATGAAGCCTTACCAGCTTTTGACAATTGCCGAAAATGACAAAATCAGAACGACAAGCGGGCTACAATTGGCGGTTGAACCTTTGTCCTTGGCACCCGATCACTTTGATACGCTTATTATAAGCGGTGGTCGCGGCATCAACCGCTTTGCCGCAAACACGAAGTTCCTTGCGTGGCTTGATATGATGAACCGGAAAACGCGGCGCACAGCATCGGTCTGTAGCGGTTCTCTGGCATTGGCAAAGCTCGGGCTGCTTGACGGGAAAAAAGCAGCAACGCATTGGAGCAGGATAGACGAATTCCGGAAGGATTATCCGGATGTTTTATGGACAAACGAAGCAATTTTTATTCGCAACGGTAAAATCTGGACATCTGCCGGAATCACCTCCGGTATAGATATGGCTTTGGCAATGGTGGAAGAAGATTTGGGGTTCGATCTGGCAAAATCCGTTGCCCGTCAATTGGTTGTCTATCTTCGTCGTCCGGGTGGTCAAAGCCAGTTCAGTGAACTTCTCGATTTTTATTGCGAGGACGAACGATTCAATCTCCTCAATCAATGGATTATGAAAAATCTCTCCCGCCCCTTGTCGGTTGCAATGCTTGCCGAAAAATGTGGTATGAGCGAACGGAATTTTTCCCGCCTTTATACGCGTGATACCGGATCATCGCCGGCCAAAGCAATCGAGCTTTTCCGGCTTGAGGCTGCACGACAATATCTTGAACAGAACTGGTCGATAAAAAAGACAGCCCGTGAATGTGGCTTTGGGAGCGAAGAAACTTTAAGACGGGTTTTTCAACGTCACCTTCATGTTTCACCGCAAAATTATCGCGACCGGTTTTCAAGACTTCCGGACGAATAAAAGTTTAGTCGCCGATCATCCCGTCTTGCCATAATTCATAAAAATGGTGAACAGGCCCATGCCCGTGTCCGACTTCGAGTTTATTTGAAGCGGCAAGTGCACCGGTCAGATAGCGTTTGGCGAAACGCACCGAATCAACAAGTGGCGTTGTCGGTAATAAAGCGGCAATGGCTGCCGAAATTGTGCACCCTGTGCCATGATCATTTTTCGTTGCAATGCGTGGCGCTTCAAGTTCGATAACACCGTGCCGATCACAAAAAATATCAGGGCTTGTCGGGGTTTTGAGATGCCCGCCTTTAAGGAGCACAGAACGGCATTTGAGTTCAAGAATATCGGGTGCGCATTTGCGCATTTCTTTGAGTGACCATTCCGGTTTTGTTTTGAGAAGCACGGCAGCTTCCGGCAGATTGGGAGTGATAATGGCAGCCATTGGAACAAGCACATTGCGAATAATTTCTATGGCATCGTTTTCAAGCAATAAATCGCCGCTTTTGGCCACCATGACCGGATCAAGAACAATATTGCTTGCGCCATAATGGATAAGCTTATCGGCAATAACTTCGGCAATTGCGGCATTGGCTACCATGCCTATTTTTACCGCATCGACTTTGATGTCCTCGAAAACAGCATCAATCTGGTCAGCAACGAAATCGGCATCCATGGCTTTGAACGCCCGGACACCTTGCGTATTTTGTGCAACAACGGCTGTAACAACACTCATGGCATAAGTTTTCATGGCCGAAAAAGTTTTGATATCGGCATGCATTCCTGCGCCTCCGGAAGGGTCGGTTCCGGCAATTGAAAGAATGCGGGGAATCACAGTTCCGTTTTTCTTAACTGGTGACGTCATTGCAGCGTTTTCCTGTCCAAGTATATCGGGGAACGTTCATACCTGTTCCCCAAAGGCCATCAAATTCATCAAATTTTTCATCAAATTTCCAGATAGCAAGTCCGGAGCCATATTTATCTTTCCATTCGACCGATCTTTCACGACCCTGCTTTTTTACAATTTCTTCGACTGTCCCCTTGGTGACATCGTCCCCATCCCGATAAGTCATGGTACCGATCAGGCGACCATCTTCCGTTTTGCCGATCACGACTTCGGAACGAACCAGATAACCGGCATTATAGACAAAACCGCAATAGCGACCATCGGGTCCGGAGGACGTGGGTTCGGCAGAAGAAAAGGCAAGCAAGCATGCCGTGCATAAAAGGGCGAGCACGAAAATTTTCAAGTGATTCCGTTTCACGAAAATATCTCCCCCTTATCCGACTTTCAGAGAAGCATAAACGAAAACATAAAAATAGAAAATGGATAAAGATATCAATGCTTAAAATGTGACAATCACCCGAAGGTTTATCACTTTTTCGGAGCTCACGGTCTTGTTGCTTAAATCTCGCCACAATTCGTGTAACGAGGGCAGAGTATTTCGATCGTGGAGGTATTTATGACACGAAAAAATTTGAACGCAACCAACCTGTCCATTACGCGGCGGGGCCTTCTCCTTGGGGCAGCAGCATGTGCAGCCGCCGCATTATCGGCCCGTCACGTTATGGCACAGCCACAAGGGCCAGTTCCTTTACAAAACTATCAGCGGTCTTTCTTTAACGCTGAAGAGTGGGCTTTTGTGATGGCCGCTACTGCCCGAATCATCCCTTCAGACGGGAAAGGACCCGGTGCTTTGGAAGCACGTGTTCCGGTTTTCATTGATAAGCAAATGGCTGATCCATGGGGGCAAGGGGACCACTGGTATAGGCAGGCACCTTTCAATCGTGATGCACCGCGTTACACAGGTTATCAGGCAGAACCTTCACCTGCCCAAGCCTATCGCATTGCTATTCCGAAGATCAATGAATGGTGCAAAGCCCAATATGGTGCGATTTTTGCCGAGCTTCCCGCTGAAAAACAGGATGAAGCTTTGAAACGTATCGAAAAGGATGAAGTCGAAATTGCTGAATTGCGTTCTGGCGATTTCTTCTCGTTCCTTTTGCAAAACACCAAGGAAGGTTATTTCGCCGATCCTCAATATGGTGGCAATTATGACATGGCTGCATGGGTCTACATCGGGTTCCCCGGTGCACGTGCAAGCTTCCTTGAATGGGTCGAAAAGGACAATGTTCCTTATAAACTCGGGCCCGTTTCACTCTCAGGTCAAAGGGCTTAAATCATGACACAAACAATGAAGAAGAAAGACGTTGTCATCATCGGCCTCGGATGGACCGGCGCAATCAGTGGCATCGAACTTGCAAAAGAAGGTTTGGAAATTGTCGCACTCGAACGTGGTGAAGACCGCGATACAGTTCCGAGTTTTGCTTATCCGAAGCCTGCTGACGAATTGAAATACGGTGTCCGTCTCGGTACCGCTGTTCGGCCGCGCGATCATACGTTAACGATTCGTAGAGGCCTCGATCAGGTTGCTCTCCCCTATCGCCAATTGGGTTCTTTTCTGCCCGGCATCGGCGTTGGCGGAGCCGGTATCCACTGGAACGGCATGACATGGCGTGCACAGCCGGAAGAGCTCAGAGCCCGTTCCTATATCGAAGAAACTTTCGGCAATATTATTCCGGAAGATATGACAATTCAGGACTGGGGCGTTACCTATGACGAACTGGAAAAACATTTCGATATGTTTGAAAAGGTCGTAGGCGTTTCGGGTACTGCCGGCAATCTGAACGGTAAAATTCAGGAAGGTGGCGATCCTTTTGAAGGACCACGCAAGAACCCCTATCCTATGCCGGCTTTGCCCTATACCTATAATGGGCGGCTCTTTGCAGCAGGTGCAAAGAAGATTGGCCTCCATCCGTTCCCGTGTCCGTCAGCTATTGCTTCCGAGGCTTATACAAATCCTTACGGCATGCAAATGGGACCTTGTAACTATTGCGGTTTCTGCGAACGTTATGGCTGCCTCAATTATTCGAAAGCTTCACCACAAGTCAGCGTTCTGGCTGCCTTGAAGCGTTATAAGAATTTTGAATATCGGGTTAAGTCGGAAGTCTTGCGTATTGAAAAATCCAAAGACGGCAAGACTGTAACCGGTGTTACCTATGTCAACGAAAAGAATGAAGAAATCTTCCAGCCGGCAGATCTCGTTATTCTTGGCGGTTTCATGATCAACAACGTTCACCTGTTGTTGCTTTCCGGTCTTGGTCAACCCTATGATCCGATCACCGGTGAAGGTGTTATCGGCCGGAACTATGCCTACCAGACTGCTATTGGCGGTGGCACATTGTTCTTCAAGGACAAAGTGTTCAATCCATTTGTCGGTACCGGTTGTAACGGTTCTTATCTTGACGATTACAGCTTCAACCAGATCGATATGGCAAAAGAAGGCTTTATCGGTGGCAGCCGTATTTCATCAGGCCAAACCAACGGCCAGCCAATTCGCAATATGCCGTTGCCTGCTGGCACACCGGCATGGGGTGCGGAATGGAAGAAGGCGGTTGGCGATTGGTATGGACATGCGATGTCAATCGGCCAGCACGGTTCGGTTATGTCCTATCGTGATGCCTATCTTGATCTTGACCCGACTTATAAAGATAAATTCGGCCGTCCGTTGATGCGTATGACGTTCAACTGGCACAATAATGAAATCAAAATGTCGCAATTCATCACAGACAAGATCAACAAGATTGCCGAGGCAATCGGTCCTGATGAATATCGTCAGAAACCGGCGATGAAAGAGGGCCAGCAATATGATACCCGCATTTATCAAACAACCCACACTGTGGGTGGTGCGATTATGGGTACAGACCCCAAACGTTCGGCATTGAACCGTTATCTCCAACACTGGGATTACCACAATCTGTTTATTCCGGGTGCCAATGCATTCCCGCAGAACATCCAGCATAATCCTACAGGAACGCTCGGCGCTTTGACCTATTGGATGCTTGAAAATATCAAATCCGATTACCTCAAAAACCCGCGGCCTTTGGCATAGGAGAAACATCCGATGAAACGTTTAGTACAAATTATTATTGGATTGGTAATCCTTGCAATTATTGTCATTCTGGCAATCATGTTTGTGCCAATCAAACGAACCGGCCCGACAGAAGCTCTTTCTCCGGACTTCAAACCGGAACAGGGACGGGGCGAATATCTTGCCAGAATGGCTGATTGTGCAGCCTGCCATACTGCGCCCGGTGGCCAACCTTATGCGGGTGGTCGTGAAGTCAAAAGTCCGTTCGGTATTATCTATTCATCCAACATCACACCGGATGAAAACGGTATAAAGAATATGACACTTGACCAATTCCGTGATGCTTTGCGTGACGGTATTGGCAAGAATGGCGAGCTTCTTTATCCGGCAATGCCTTATGAAAACTATCGCAAGATCAGCGAGCCCGACATTGTTGCGCTTTATGATTATTTCATGCATGGCGTAAAACCGGTTAGTGCCAAAGTTAAAGAAACCAATCTGTCATTTCCGTTCAACCAGCGTTGGGGAATCCGTCTTTGGAACTTCTTTGCAATTTCCGGCAAAGGTGGTTTCGAGCCACGTTTCAACGATGCGAAACTTGATCGCGGTGCCTATCTTGTCGAAAGCTTGGGTCACTGTGGTGCTTGCCATACACCGCGTGATTTCATGTTCCGTCAATCGGGAACAAATAGCGATAACAACAAATTCCTGACCGGTGAAACAATTGACGGTTTCTATGGGCCGAATTTGCGCAGCCCGAATTCATCCGTTGCAAATTGGACGGCAGATGATTTGAAGGACTATTTGCAGACAGGTCGTAACAGTCATTCGGCTGTTGTCGGTCCGATGAAGCTCGTTGTCGAAGAATCAATGCAATTTGCAACCGAAGACGATCTTGATTCAATTGTTGCATATCTCAAACATGTTGCTCTTCAAGGTGACGCATCAAAACAGGTACGTGATCCGAAGAAGACAACAGATATGTTGACTGAAGCAAAACCGGATATGGCACTTGGTGCCCGCCTTTACATGGATAACTGCAATGCTTGTCACTTTGTAAACGGCAAAGGTGCGAAAGGCGTCTTCCCGGAGCTTGACGGTGCAAAAATCGTCAATGCAAAGGATGCAAGCGGATTGCTACGCGTTATCGTTAACGGTTCGCGTATGCCGTCGACCGAAAAACGCCCTGCAGATCTTGCAATGCCGGGCTTCGGCTGGCGTATGAATGACGACGAAGTTGCAGCACTTGCCAATTTCTTGCGTTCGAGCTGGACCAATGATGCTCCGGCAGTCACTGCCGCAGATGTCGCCAAGGTTCGCACAAAATAATAAAGTGTGAAAATTGCAAACAAATTTGAAAACGGCCTACGGGCCGTTTTTTATTGAGGTGTTTTCTCGAAACATTTTGCTTTATAAGCAAGATTGATTTGAATAGCTTGAAATGGAAACATTATGGTTCTTGCAATCCGGTCAATCCTGTTTACGGCAGCGTTCTATCTGACAACCTTTGTCCAGATGATTCTTTATTCGCCGTTCTATTTTTTCCTTCCGCGCAAAAAAGCATGGATTGTTCCCAAAACATGGGCGCGAGTGAATTTATTTCTGCAAAAACATATTGCCGGAACGGATTTTGAAATCGAAGGGCTCGAGAACCTGCCAAAGGGTGCCTATATCATAGCGCCCAAACATCAATCGGCATGGGAAACGTTCGGCCTTGTTCCATTTCTTGACGACCCCTCGCTCATTATGAAGCGCGAATTGACATGGATACCGATTTTTGGCTGGTATATGTTGAAAACCGGTATTATTCCCATTGACCGCGGTTCACCTTTGAAAGCCATGAAGGCGGTTCTAAACGGTGCCAAAGAAAAAGCGGCAGAAGGTCGCCAGATTCTGATTTTTCCGGAAGGTACGCGCCGTCAACCGGGAGCAGAACCCGCTTATAAACCGGGTATTGTTGCCATTTATAATGAACTCGGTTTGCCGGTTGTGCCTATTGCCCACAATGCCGGGCTCTATTGGCCACGCGGCAATTTCCGCCGTTATCCGGGTAAAATTCGTGTCCGCGTGTTGCCACCTATTGAAGCGAACTTGAATAAACGCGAATTTTTACCACGTTTGATAAAAGATACTGAAAGTGCTTGTGACGAACTGCTCGTTAAAGCCGCGCTTGATCCGAATCCTCCGGCTATGCCACCGACAGCAGTCAAAAGACTGAAAGAGTTGGGCATTGACTGGACAGGGCCAACCCGTAACTAGGCTTCGTATCTCCGGTTGTTCCGGTCCAATCAGTCGGGAAAAATCCTTTATAATCGGGAATTCATTTGCAATGATTGAGCTTAAAAATGTTTGTGTCGAGGCGGGCGGCCATAAGATACTCGATAATTTGAATTTGAAACTTGCCGAGAAGCGGATTGCTATTATTGGAGCCAATGGTTCAGGCAAAAGTACTTTTGTGCGATTGCTCAACGGTTTGAGATTGCCGACATCGGGTGAAGTTCTGGTCGATTCGCTCGATAGTCGCAAATATGGCAAAGAAATCCGTCGCAAAGTGGGGTTTGTCTTTCAAAATCCCGATAACCAGATTGTCATGCCGGTGGTTGAGGAAGACCTTGCTTTCGGCTTGAAAAATATCGGGGTTGAAAAAGCCGAAATCTCGAGACGGATTGATTATGTGCTTGACCGCTTCAACCTTCAAGCTGCGAGGTTGCAATCTGTGCAAAGTTTGAGTGGTGGCCAAAGGCAGCTTGTTGCGCTTTGCGGTGTTATTGTCATGGAGCCGGAAGTTATCGTTTTTGACGAACCTACTACGCAACTTGACCTTTCCAACAAGCGTAAAATGACAGAAACAATTTTCGGACTTTCCCAACA
Proteins encoded in this window:
- a CDS encoding ABC transporter substrate-binding protein, with protein sequence MRRLVLAAAAILALGNFSFAADKVKVDITQIVAHPALDAVRKGVEDVLAQEGYKNGENLVLNFQSAQGNISTATQIARQFVGDKPDVIVSIATPSAQTMLAATKNIPIVFSAVSDPVEAKLVPDMKKPGGNITGVCDRSPVEEHIKLLKEIKPDLKKLGYLYNAAEANSVSTLNVLKKLAEKEGIEIIPSAAPKSSDVQAATRALIGKVDMIYVPTDNTIISVLEGATKVAAESKTPLFTADPSSIGHGAFAAQGIDYYDSGLETGKLVVRILKGEKPGDIDVVTPEGKNVAVDLQAAEKMGVVIPQPVLDRAAKIINK
- a CDS encoding acetolactate decarboxylase; this translates as MTKKITQFSGVNALMMGVFDGLFPISEIKKHGNFGLGCSEGLTGEAIIDCCHFWDAKGNRPLRIMDDTERMPFAQITTFAPEASFAISHVSKATLYGELSKYLKFDNVFLAIKLEGKFDHLKVRRPRELHQRFKNAVEVAEHQIVEDIKDIEGELIGFWTPEFFQNVSVAGFHVHFVDKNRTTGGHVIDFSIEKGTLSYETKYGLDIELSDKKAYLDHDLKVADMDKIIKQFEN
- the thiD gene encoding bifunctional hydroxymethylpyrimidine kinase/phosphomethylpyrimidine kinase; amino-acid sequence: MTSPVKKNGTVIPRILSIAGTDPSGGAGMHADIKTFSAMKTYAMSVVTAVVAQNTQGVRAFKAMDADFVADQIDAVFEDIKVDAVKIGMVANAAIAEVIADKLIHYGASNIVLDPVMVAKSGDLLLENDAIEIIRNVLVPMAAIITPNLPEAAVLLKTKPEWSLKEMRKCAPDILELKCRSVLLKGGHLKTPTSPDIFCDRHGVIELEAPRIATKNDHGTGCTISAAIAALLPTTPLVDSVRFAKRYLTGALAASNKLEVGHGHGPVHHFYELWQDGMIGD
- a CDS encoding DJ-1/PfpI family protein translates to MTIKAGFFIFDEMQLLDFAAPFDEFCSIPEIEVSLIGETLKPITTTSGLSFQPDHDISTILPLDVLCIPGGDGVNRFLNNEPVLEFFRQEAIKTRFVTSVCTGSLILGASGLLKGLKATTHWSAMEFLPLFGAIPVEERVVVDGHIITAGGITAGMDFGLVIIAKLLGQETAKKTQLLMQYDPEPPFDCGTPGKAPKALVEQLQQENSTDERRKLIREWQTKQKS
- a CDS encoding gluconate 2-dehydrogenase subunit 3 family protein → MTRKNLNATNLSITRRGLLLGAAACAAAALSARHVMAQPQGPVPLQNYQRSFFNAEEWAFVMAATARIIPSDGKGPGALEARVPVFIDKQMADPWGQGDHWYRQAPFNRDAPRYTGYQAEPSPAQAYRIAIPKINEWCKAQYGAIFAELPAEKQDEALKRIEKDEVEIAELRSGDFFSFLLQNTKEGYFADPQYGGNYDMAAWVYIGFPGARASFLEWVEKDNVPYKLGPVSLSGQRA
- a CDS encoding DASS family sodium-coupled anion symporter, giving the protein MQSLSKLNQKLSEYVPFRIIPGIICVLIYWALYMSPKPAGLTAEAWHFVAIFVAAILGIILKVMPLGVMSMITIAVVMLSKVTSPTSPKAVADALGSMDNALIWLIVISVIVSRGLIKTGLGARIGYYFIRLLGKRTIGIGYGLALCELLLAPFTPSNTARCGGIIHPIMRSIALAYDSVPQKGTQGKVGTYLALVNYHANPISSAMFITATAPNPLVVNYIAEATHQGFTLSWSTWALCMLVPGIVAMLLMPFVIYLISPPELKITPNAVTFAHDELQKLGKIKAPEIIMLLTFVIMLLLWAGLPAALFGPSFSVDPTAVAFVGLVILLLCGTLTWDDVLKEKSAWDTLIWFGALVMLAGQLNKLGVIAWFSDGLRFAIESSGMSWPAAMAVLILTFMYTHYVFASTTAHISAMMLAFLMVGVNLIPGDYINLFMLLMAAASAIMMCLTHYATGTSPIIFGSGYVTLGRWWGVGFVMSVVNLLVFAIIGGIWWKILGYW
- a CDS encoding GlxA family transcriptional regulator; translated protein: MTKSPQFKPSKRYSIDFSATIAPKTIAIVCFDDAQLLDITGPMQVFSSANDLYASANDLYASANDLYEGDMKPYQLLTIAENDKIRTTSGLQLAVEPLSLAPDHFDTLIISGGRGINRFAANTKFLAWLDMMNRKTRRTASVCSGSLALAKLGLLDGKKAATHWSRIDEFRKDYPDVLWTNEAIFIRNGKIWTSAGITSGIDMALAMVEEDLGFDLAKSVARQLVVYLRRPGGQSQFSELLDFYCEDERFNLLNQWIMKNLSRPLSVAMLAEKCGMSERNFSRLYTRDTGSSPAKAIELFRLEAARQYLEQNWSIKKTARECGFGSEETLRRVFQRHLHVSPQNYRDRFSRLPDE